From one Neofelis nebulosa isolate mNeoNeb1 chromosome 4, mNeoNeb1.pri, whole genome shotgun sequence genomic stretch:
- the LOC131509264 gene encoding large ribosomal subunit protein uL16-like yields MRGAFGKPQGTVARVHIGQVIMSIRTKLQNKEHVIEALRRAKFKFPGHQKIHISKKWGFTKFNADEFEDMVAEKWLIPDGCGVKYIPNCGPLDKWQALHS; encoded by the coding sequence ATGCGGGGTGCCTTTGGAAAGCCCCAGGGCACGGTGGCCAGGGTCCACATTGGCCAAGTCATCATGTCCATCCGTACCAAGTTGCAGAACAAGGAGCATGTGATTGAGGCCCTGCGTAGGGCCAAGTTCAAGTTCCCTGGCCACCAGAAGATCCACATTTCCAAGAAGTGGGGCTTTACTAAGTTTAACGCGGACGAATTTGAAGACATGGTGGCTGAAAAGTGGCTCATCCCAGATGGCTGTGGGGTCAAATACATCCCTAATTGTGGCCCCTTGGACAAatggcaggctctgcactcatga